Proteins from one Desulforegula conservatrix Mb1Pa genomic window:
- a CDS encoding DUF3795 domain-containing protein translates to MEKMSKYPDYILEDLATCGLSCRKCLYKKDGEIAVISRKLADLFGENFESYADRFSTFKPEFKNYKSFRAFVDFIGEQECTGCRKGEGCYPGCVVASCTREKTISFCFECPEFPCARVNFDPDLKKRWIIMNERMREVGLEKYHEETKDICRYV, encoded by the coding sequence ATGGAAAAAATGAGTAAGTATCCTGATTATATTCTTGAAGATCTGGCTACGTGTGGGCTGAGCTGTAGAAAGTGCCTATACAAAAAAGATGGCGAGATCGCTGTGATTTCAAGAAAACTTGCCGATCTTTTTGGTGAGAATTTTGAATCCTATGCTGATCGCTTTTCAACCTTCAAGCCGGAGTTCAAAAATTACAAATCTTTCAGAGCTTTTGTGGATTTTATTGGGGAACAGGAATGTACTGGATGCAGAAAAGGGGAAGGCTGCTACCCAGGATGCGTTGTAGCCTCATGTACCAGAGAAAAGACGATATCTTTCTGCTTTGAGTGTCCGGAATTTCCATGCGCCAGAGTTAATTTTGATCCTGACCTGAAGAAAAGGTGGATTATCATGAATGAGAGGATGAGGGAGGTCGGGCTTGAAAAATACCATGAAGAAACAAAAGACATTTGCCGGTATGTTTAA
- a CDS encoding LPP20 family lipoprotein, with protein sequence MSAHKYFIFIVLVLITSFSGLSGCSTDNQVLKYENKVNKNDNIVPGIEAPESDEKMMVAATGKGLEPETGSPAQKRFMAERAAIIDGYRKLAERLGGIILHSSTRAGMSEVTSDVITTEVNTYMRGARVHSVEFKDGYATAEIRVYLAPRDSKFYN encoded by the coding sequence ATGTCTGCCCACAAATATTTTATTTTTATTGTTCTTGTACTTATTACATCTTTTTCAGGCTTATCAGGATGCTCGACTGACAATCAGGTTTTGAAATATGAGAACAAAGTCAATAAAAACGATAATATTGTGCCTGGTATTGAAGCTCCTGAAAGTGACGAAAAAATGATGGTCGCGGCAACAGGAAAGGGTCTTGAGCCTGAAACCGGATCTCCTGCCCAAAAGAGGTTCATGGCAGAGAGAGCTGCGATAATAGATGGCTATAGAAAACTTGCAGAACGTCTTGGCGGGATAATTCTTCATTCAAGCACAAGGGCCGGCATGAGCGAGGTGACCTCAGATGTTATTACAACCGAGGTGAATACTTATATGAGGGGAGCAAGGGTTCATTCTGTTGAATTCAAGGATGGATATGCAACGGCTGAGATCCGTGTTTATCTTGCTCCAAGAGATTCCAAATTCTATAATTGA